GTGCGGGCACGAGGCCGAGCACCTGCTCGACGCGGGATGCGTGGCGCGGCCCGGTGGACAGATGGGTATGGGCCGCTGCGGCTGCAAGCACCGTGCCGGGATCACCCCTCGGCCGTCGTACGACGCGAACCCGACCCTGCTGACCCGCCCCGGCTACTCGATGGACCAGGCGTACGCCGAGTACGCCACCCACCTCGACGGCTGGGCGCCGGGCTGGTACCGCGACGACCAGCGCCGGATGGCGCCGGGCCTGGCCCGCGAGGCGCAGGCCCGCCGCGAGGCCGAGCAGAACGGCGCGGACCAGTGATCTGGGTCGCGGTCGGTCTCATCGTCGTCGGCGTGCAGGCCCTGATCATCGGCCTGTTCCACGGCGCCCGGAAGACCAACCGGGAGGCGGAGCGGGGCGAGCCCGCCCGCCGCCCGGCGGCCCCGGACCTGTCCGACACGCTCGCCGCCCGGATCGCGCAGGCCGACCAGATCGCCGCCGCCGGTGCCGCCGAGCTGGACGCGGTCGACGCGCACCTGGCCACCGCGATCCGCGACGTGCCGCCGGCCGGGATCGCCGCCCTGGCGCCTGACTCCTTCGAGGCCGACCTCGCCGCCGTCATCCGCCAGGCCGAGTCCATCACCCGCTACGCGTCCGGCGACACCTCCGACCTCCCGATCATCCCTGGAGACCAGTCATGACCTACCTGATCACCGCCGCACTCGGCCTGGCCGCCGTCGCCATCCTCGCCGGCATGGTTTGGTTCATCGCCCGCGACGGCGGCGAGCCGGAGCACCCGGGCGCGGACGACGACTACGCGACCGAGGTCCACGAGATGGCCGTCGCCGGGCCGGCGCACGCCGAGCCGCTGACCGCCGAGACGCCGGCGGTGTACGTGAGCCGGCACCACGAGGACACCGTCGAGATCGTCACCGGCGAGTACCGGCCGCTGTACTCCCGCGCGTTCGCCGCTGCGGTCGGCTGTGAAGAGTTCGGGGCGGCCCGATGATCGCCCGGGAGCCGCTCGACCTGACGCGGGTCGATGAGCTGCTGGGGCTGCTTTCCGGTGCCGACCTCGCCACGCGGGGGTACGTCGCGGACAAGCTCGCCGCCGAGGTGCCCGCGCTGGTCGCCGAGCTACGGGCGCTGCAGGCCAAGCGGGACCGGCGCCACCTGATGGGCATCGCCGAGCGGCTGCGAGCCGAGCGAGACGGCCTCACCGCCGAGGTCCGGCTGGCGTGGGGCGAGGTCGAGCGCCTGCGGGCGATGGTGCGCCGGGTCATCGCGCTGACGAGGACCACCGACGGCGACGAACTGAGCCCGGATGCAGAGATCCCGGTCGGCGAGCTGTACCGGGTGCTCTACGTCGAGCCCGGCGCCGCGCTGCCCGAGCGGACCGCCGTACCGGGCGAACCGCTGCCGCCGATCCCCGACAGCGCGCACCCGGCCGACGCAACCCCGCTGGACACCCCCGAGGCCGTCGACCGGGAGCTGCGCCGGCTCGCCGCCGAGACCGGCGAGCCGTACGAGATCGTCCGCGACCTCTACGACGCGATGGTTGCGTGCGGCGAAGAGCACCTGATCGAGCGCGACCAGCACGAGCTGTCGCTGGCCGAGTTCAGCACCCTCGACCAGGACGGCAAGCGGTGGTGGGTGCTGCGCGGCCCGTCCGGCGCGATCTCGCTGACCGCCGCCGTCGTGCCCGCCGGCACCAAGCTGCCGCGACTGAGCACCGCGATGATGGTCCGCGACCGCGACGGCAGCGCGCTGTTCCCGGACTGCTTCACCGCCCACCGGCCCGGTGACGACCGGGAGTGCCCGGCGCTGCCCGGCGGCTGCGACGCCGACGGCGACGCGATCTCCGGTGCCGCGAAGGTGCTGGAGTCGTGGGCCGCGACCGGCAACGACGACGACGTGATCCGGGACGCGCTGGTCGACGTCTACCGGCGTGAGCTGCTCGGCGGTGACCGGTGAGTCCGGAAACCCTGGCCGCGCTGCGCGAGCTGGTGAAGGCGGCGGCCATCGCGGAGAAGCGGCACCCGAACTGCGGCGCGTTCGGCCACATCCGACACGCACTGAGCTGCCTCCCGCCGGAGCTGCGGGTCCAGGTCGGCGAGATGCCGGCGCACGAAGAGGACGACCGGGAGGACGGTCGCGCCGAGGTCCGCCGGCTGACTGCCGAGAACATCGAGCTTCGCCGCCGGCTCGCCGAGGCGCGCGGTACGCAGCTCGACCTGTTCGGGCCGATCGGCGGTGACCGGTGATCTCGACGCTCGCGGCCACGCTCGCCGCCGCCGAGGACACCGGGTCCGTCGTCGCCCTGGTCGGCTGCGTGCCGCTGTTCGTGATCGGCCTCTTCGTCTTCCAGCTCTGGGACAGCAACCGGGGTGATCGGCGATGACCGCCGTTGAGCTGCTGCCCGCCGCCGAGGCCACCCCGGACAATCCGCGCTGGCACGAGCTGCGCCGGGCCGGGGTCACCGCGTCCGAGGTCGCCGCGCTGGTCGGCATCAGCCCGTGGGACTCGGCGTTCTCGCTCTACCACCGGAAGGCCAACGGCTGGGAGGTAGAGGACAACGAGGACCTGTCCAACGGTCGCCGCTGCGAGCCGGTCATCGCAGAGTGGTGGGCGGACACCCACCCGGACGCGGTCGTGTGTCCAGCCGGCCTGTACGCCAGCCAAGCCCGACCGTGGCAGCTCGCCACCCCGGACCGACTGGTGCACATGGCCTGCCCGTGCTGTGACGGAT
Above is a genomic segment from Micromonospora sp. WMMD1102 containing:
- a CDS encoding YqaJ viral recombinase family protein; translation: MTAVELLPAAEATPDNPRWHELRRAGVTASEVAALVGISPWDSAFSLYHRKANGWEVEDNEDLSNGRRCEPVIAEWWADTHPDAVVCPAGLYASQARPWQLATPDRLVHMACPCCDG